A genomic window from Streptomyces sp. NBC_00285 includes:
- a CDS encoding tyrosine-type recombinase/integrase yields MATVVPLKTGSGAATVRTAADRYLDSITVANTRRTYTTALGKVVPALGEGRPLSAVADDEIGQALEQLWGTAAVSTWNARRGAVGGWLAWCHESGLQPPHIPAWCKRMPDPGSDTPVRSKTAIDRLIARRDVDLREKVTYRMLYETAARADELLGVNIEDLNLAARQCPVKAKGAKAVRRRGQAREDYATETVYWDAGTARLLPRLIGERTRGPLLVTHRKPGPGKVLTPRDVCPDTGLARLSYGQLRALLDRHTRVGGEEGTGWDPHEFRHSGLTHLGEQGVSLLLFMAKSRHKSVSAARKYFKPGAAALAEVTSLLAPSDSQR; encoded by the coding sequence GTGGCAACCGTCGTCCCCCTCAAGACCGGCTCCGGAGCGGCGACCGTGCGCACCGCCGCCGACCGGTATCTCGACTCCATCACCGTGGCGAACACCCGCCGGACCTACACCACGGCGCTCGGCAAGGTCGTCCCCGCACTCGGCGAGGGCCGGCCGCTGTCGGCCGTGGCCGACGACGAGATCGGCCAGGCGCTCGAACAGCTCTGGGGCACCGCCGCCGTCAGCACCTGGAACGCCCGTCGCGGCGCGGTGGGCGGCTGGCTCGCCTGGTGCCACGAGAGCGGCCTGCAGCCGCCGCACATCCCGGCCTGGTGCAAGCGGATGCCCGACCCCGGCTCCGACACCCCGGTCCGCTCCAAGACCGCCATCGACCGCCTCATCGCGCGGCGCGACGTCGACCTGCGCGAGAAGGTCACCTACCGGATGCTCTACGAGACCGCGGCCCGCGCCGACGAGCTGCTCGGCGTCAACATCGAGGACCTCAACCTCGCCGCCCGCCAATGCCCGGTGAAGGCCAAGGGCGCCAAGGCCGTCCGCCGCCGGGGCCAGGCCCGCGAGGACTACGCGACCGAGACCGTCTACTGGGACGCCGGCACCGCCCGGCTCCTGCCCCGCCTGATCGGCGAGCGGACCCGCGGCCCGCTGCTCGTCACCCACCGCAAGCCCGGCCCCGGCAAGGTCCTCACCCCGCGCGACGTCTGCCCCGACACCGGCCTGGCCCGCCTCTCCTACGGCCAGCTGCGCGCCCTGCTGGACCGCCACACCCGCGTCGGCGGCGAGGAAGGCACCGGCTGGGACCCGCACGAGTTCCGTCACTCCGGGCTGACCCACCTCGGCGAACAGGGCGTCTCCCTGCTGCTGTTCATGGCGAAGTCCCGGCACAAGTCCGTCAGCGCCGCCCGGAAGTACTTCAAGCCCGGCGCGGCCGCGCTCGCCGAAGTCACCAGCCTGCTGGCCCCCAGCGACAGCCAGCGCTGA